The DNA window TGGGTCGGCCGGGTCGGCACCAACGCGGTCGCGGCCGTCTCGCTCATGTTCCCGACCTCGTGGCTGTTCGTCTCGCTCGCGATGGGACTCACCGCGTCGTCGGTCGCGCTGGTGTCACAGCATATCGGCGCCGGTGACGACCGGGCCGCGGACAACGTGGTCGCACAGACGACCCTCCTCACCGTCCTCGCCGGGGTCGTCCTCGCCGCGTTCGGCTACGCGTTTCGCTCGCAACTCCTCACGCTCGTCGGTGCGGAAGGGCCGGTCTACGTGCAGGCGCTCCAGTACATCGAAGTCCTGTTCATCTCCATCCCGTTCACGTTCCTGTTTTTCGTCTTCAGGGCGGTTCTCCGCGGCGCTGGCGACACTCGAACCGCGATGTGGTTGATGGTTATCTCCGCTGGGATGAACGTCGTCCTCGACCCGATACTCATCCTCGGCTACGGCCCGTTCGACCCCATGGGAACGCAAGGTGCGGCGGTCGCCACGCTCGTCGCTCGCGTGTTCGCCGCCGTCGTCGGCGTGTACGTCCTCCTGCAGGGGGACTGGGGAATCCGACTTCGACTCGACGACCTCCGCCCCGACTGGCCGGTGCTGAAACGGCTCGTTACGGTCGGCTATCCCGCGACCATCGACGGTGCGGCGCGGAGTTTCGCCGCCGTGGCGATGGCCGCGTTGGTCGCTCGGTTCGGACCGGTGCCGACCGCCGCCTACGGCGTCGGCGTTCGAATGATGTCCGTTTCGTGGACGGTTTCGGGGGCGGTCGGACAGGCCGCCGCGACCGGCGTCGGTCAGAACCTCGGTGCGGAGACGCCCGACCGCGCAGCCGAGGTGACGCGGAAGGCGACCATCGGAACGTTAGTGGTGCTGTTCGGCGCTGGCGGATTGATGGTGCTCTTTCCCGACGTCGCCATCAGCGTGTTCACGGACGACCCAGAGGTGGTCCGCGTCGGCACTCACTTCCTCGAAGTCATCGGGCCGTTTCTCGCCTTCTTCGGCGGGCTGATGGTGATTCAGGGCGGGTTCCGCGGCGCGGGGAACACCGGAGTCGCGATGGCGCTCTCGTTCCTCTCGCGCTGGATGCTTCGGATTCCCGTCGCGATACTGCTCGCCTACCAGTGGACGCTGCAACTCGGTCCGCTCACCCTCTCCGGGCTCGCGTGGGGCGTCAACGGTCTCTGGTGGGCGTGGTCGATTTCGGCCATCGGGTCGTTCGTCATCGGCGTCCTCTGGTTCAGCCTCGGCACGTGGCGACAGGGCGTGTTGGGGGACGAGGAACGACAACCGACGACCGCGGACTGAGCGGTCGGAACGTCGGCACGGTCAACAAAAAACGGGCACGGTGCTTCGAATCCTCACGCGTCGGTGAGATACCGCTCGACCGACCAGCCCCACACGCCTCGGTCGAGCCAGTGGACGCCCCACCACGTGTAGCCGCCTTTGTCCGTCGGACCGTTCATGATTTCGCCGACCTCGCCGGGTGAGATGGTTGCGACGATTGGCTGACCGGTTCCCGGCTGCTCCCGCGTGTTCAGATCGACCGTCGGCGTTACTCGGTCGCCATCGACGAATTTGTCACCGCCACTGCCGCCGCCGTAGGTGTCGCGGTAGTACGCCGCGGCGTCCTTCACGTCGCTGACGTACGACCAGCTGTGGTTGTAGGCGTAGAGCGCGCTGTCCCAGTCGCCGGGCGCGCCGCTGTCGGTCAGGTAGTAGGCGGCGGCCGGAATCGCGTCCTGATAGTCACAGATGTCGGCCACGCCGTCGCCGTTCCCGTCGATGCCGTAGTAGTCCCACGTCGAGGGCATGAACTGCATCGGGCCTTTCGCCCCGGCGGACGAGGTGTCACATCCCGCCTCGTACTGGCCGTGTTGGGTCTCGATCCAGCCGACGCCAGCGAGATACGTCCAGTCGATTCCGTAGTCGCTTCCCGTCTGCTGGTACTCGGTCAGATAGTTCGACGGGATGGAACCGGGCGTCGCCGCCGCGGACCCCGAGAGGCCGCTAATGGTCACCGCCGCCGTTCCCGTCGCACCGACTTTCTTTAGTATGTTGCGTCTGGATGGCATCTGCAATTATCTGGCGAGTCTACAGAGAAATATATTTTTCTCCAAATTCCAGAAATAAAATGGCCAGGACGGAGTATCCGACCGTCCTCGGCGGTGCTTCCGGCCGGACAAAAGCGGGCGAATCGGGCGCGCCTTCACCGTTGTGAGGCGATTTCTCGGATGAGGTGTTCACGAGCAAGCCAGACGCCCGCGGTTCCAACCGCGAGGACGACGCCGATGCCCGCGATGACGGCCCAGTTTCCTCCGATTCCCTCGATATACGGCGTGACCGTGGTCGAAATCGTCGTGACTGCCCAGTCGAGCGGTGAGGTTTCCCCGGACCCCTCGTAGACGAGGTACGTGAGAAACACGTTGAACACCAGCGAACCGCTCGCGGAGTAGACGGTGAAGGTTCGCACGTCCATCTCGGCGATTCCGGCCGGAATCGAGATGATGGCGCGCATCAACGGAAGCATCCGACCCCAGAGAACGGAACTCCGGCCCCACCGTCGGAACCAGCGTTGGCTTCGCTCCAAATCCGACTCGGAGACGTGAAGGATGTGTCCGTACCGGTCGAGCGCCGCCTTGCCGTTCCTCCCGAACGCGTAGTACCCGAGGAGGCTCCCGGCGGTCGCTCCGGCGGTGGAAACCGCGACGAAGAACCCGAATGACATCGGGTCGTGGACGAGTTGCGTGGCCGCGAACGGGACGACGATTTCGCTCGGCGCGAAGTGGAGGATGAACGCCGTTTCGAGCGTCAAATAGATGAAGACTGCCAAATACCCGTATTTCACGACGAACGAGAGAATGGTATTGGCTAGCCAATCGAACATTCGATAACCCCTTCTTCGTTCTCCATAATTAATTTTTTCATGGCGGGTAATCTCAATATTATTGTTGTCGAACAATACCGTTCCGTAGCGAACCCATGTGATAACGTCTCGTACTTTATCGCCGACGCGCCACGCTCGGCTGTCATCGCCAACGGCACGATGAACAGCGGCAATTCGCCCGGAATCGCGTATTCAAGCGAATAGACGACGAACGTCGCGACGAAAACGCCCAGGCCGGTCACGAATCATATGTCTTGCTCCGAGAACCACACGTAGGTTTAAATCGAAAGAAGAGACCAACCGCCGACATGCCGTAGCCGATTGCCGCGAAGGGGTCGAGGCGGGTGTGCGACGCTCCCCTCGCGGTCGTTTCCACGTCGCCTGTTCGTTACTCGTCCAGTCGTTCGCGGAGCATGCCGTTCACGCTTCCGGGGTCGGCGCTGCCGCCGGTCTTCTGCATAACCTGTCCGACGAGGAAGTTGATAGCGCCACCTTCCCCGGCGTGGTAATCCTCCACCGTGTCCGGGTTCTCCTCGATGGCTTCCGTTACGGCCTGTTCGACTTCGCCCGAGTCGGCCTTGCCGAGTCCCTCGCGGTCGATGATGGTCTCCGGGTCGTCGCCATCGTCCAGCATCTCTCGGAGAACCGTCTCTTCCGCGTTCTTGGCCGTAATCTCGTCCTCGGCCACCAGTCGAATGAGGTTCTTGAACTCCCCGAGGCGTTCCTCGACGTCCGTGATCTCCATGTCGCGGTAGTTGAGTTCCCCGAGAAGGCTGTCGGCGACCCACGCCGCGGCGAGGTCGGGGTCGAACGCTTCGGCCACGTCTTCGTAGAAGTCAGCGACCTGCTTGCTCGACGTGAGCTTGCTCGCGGCCTCCTTGTTCAGGCCGTACTCCTCGCGGAACCGCTCGCGGCGGGCGTCCGGCAGTTCCGGGATTTCGAGCTTTTGCTTCCAGTCGCTCACTTGGAGCGGCGGTAGATCTTCTTCGCGGAAGTAGCGGTAGTCCTTCTCTGCTTCCTTCGAGCGCATCGAAACCGTGGAACCGTGCGTTTCGTTGAAGTGGCGCGTTTCCTGTTCGATGGCCTTTCCGCGGCGGATGAGGTTCTTCTGTCGGCTCTCCTCGTAGGCCAGCGCGCTTTCGGCCCCTTTGTGGCTCGAGATGTTCTTGACTTCGGTCCGGTTCGCCTCCGCGAGAACGTCCTCGGGAATCGACCCGTCGTCCGCAACGTCCTCCTCGGGAATGATGGACAGGTTGGCGTCGATGCGCAGGCTACCGTCCCGCGTCGAGTCGAAGACGCCGAGGTATTCGAGCACTTCCTCCAACTTTTCGAGGAAGGAGACGACTTCGCCGGGTTCACGGAAGTCGGGTTCGGTGACGATCTCCATCAGCGGCGTCCCGGCGCGGTTGTAGTTGACGAGGGTGTAGTCGGCACGGTCGATACCGACGGTCCGGGTTTCGATGTCGCCCGTTCCGTCCCGAACGTGCCGGAGACTGCCGGGGTCCTCTTCGAGATGCGCGCGGTGGATGCCGACCGTTCGAGTTTCACCCTCGAAGCTGAACTCAAGTTCGCCGTCCTGACAGATGGGCGCGTCGTACTGGGTTATCTGGAATCCCTTCGGAAGGTCGGGATAGAAGTAGTTCTTCCGGTGGAAGGTCGTCTCCTCGGGGATGTCGGCGTCGATGGCTTTGCCGACCTTGACAGCGTACTCCACGGCCGCCTCGTTCAGTACCGGGAGCGCCCCCGGCAATCCGAGACAGACCGGACAGGTGTAGGTGTTTGGTTCGGCGTCGTCTTGGTCGGTCGAACACCCGCAGAAGATCTTCGTGTCCGTTTCCAATTGGACGTGGATTTCGAGGCCGATAACGGCCACGAGTTCGCCCTCTTGGACAGCCTGAGCAGTCATTACAGACTGGTTGGTCGGGTGAGTGTTAAAAGCCTACGGGACGCTTCCAACGACGCCTCTCACGAACGGAACGAGCTAATCGGTCCCGCTTCGGTTTCCGTGAGCATTCGCCGTCGATACGTTGTCGGTGCTCGACCTACTGTCCTATTGGTTGTGACGGAGCGATTTACTTCACAGGAGTCTGCCACATGTCTGACGCACATTTATAGGCAAACCGTCACGCATACGTTATATGACTAGCCAGCGCGACCGTATCGGCTCACTCGAATCTCGAATGGAAGAACTGGAAGCGACGATTCGTGGCCTGACGGAGGAACTCGTGGACGCGAACCAGCGAATCCGCGAACTGGAGCAGGCACAGGAAACGGCGGACGCGGACTCGAAATCGGAATCAGAATCGGAATCGGCGCAGGACGAAGAGGCTAAATCTGACGAGTCCAAGGACGACACAGAAGAAGAGGAGTCGTCCGGACTCGGCGACGACATCATCGTCGCGTAGGACTTCTCCTCACCCCACGAGCAATCCATGCACATCAAAACGCTCGTCCTCGACAAATTCAAGAGCTTCGGCCGGAAGACCGAAATCCCGTTTTACGAGGACTTCACCGTCGTGACCGGCCCGAACGGCTCCGGGAAGAGTAACATCATCGATAGCGTTCTCTTCGCGCTCGGATTGGCCCGAACGCGCGGCATTCGCGCCGAGAAACTGACCGACCTCATCTACAACCCCGGCCACGACGGTGACGAGGCGGCGGGCAACGGACCGCTCGAAGCATCCGTGGAAGTCGTTCTGGACAACAGCGATGGCACCCTCGACCGGACGCAGGTCGTCAACGCCGCCGGGACGGATAACGTCGGAGACGTGGACGAAATCACCATCAAGCGCCGGGTCAAACAGACCGAGGACAACTACTACTCGTACTACTATCTGAACGGCCGCTCGGTCAACCTTTCGGACATACAGGACCTGCTCGCACAGGCGGGTGTGACGCCGGAAGGTTACAACGTCGTCATGCAGGGCGACGTGACCGGTATCATCAACATGACGCCGTACGAGCGGCGCGAAATCATCGACGAAATCGCCGGTGTGGCGGAGTTCGACGCGAAGCGGGACGCCGCCTTGGAAGAACTCGAAGTGGTCAAAGACCGGGTTGAGGAGGCCGAACTGAGAATCGAGGAGAAAGAAGACCGGCTCGACCAGTTGCGGGACGAACGTGAGACGGCGCTCGAATATCAGGGTCTCCGCGACGAAAAAGAGGAGTACGAAGGTTATCTGAAGGCTGCCGAACTCGAAGAGAAACGGTCGGATTTGGACGCGACTCGAACGGATATCGACGCCAGAAAGGAGGAACTCGTCTCCCTCCAGCGCGAACTGGACGAAAAGCAGGGAAAAGTCGTCCGTCTCGAAGACCAACTGGAGGAACTCAACGCCGAAATCGAGCGCAAGGGCGAGGACGAACAGCTCGCCATCAAGAGCGAAATCGAGGAGGTCAAAGGCGAAATTTCCCGTCTCGAGGACAAAATCGAGACGGCGGAAGAGAAGATCGAGGACGCGGAAAACCGGCGACGGCAGGCGTTCGTCGAAATCGACCGTAAACAGGAGACGGTCGACGAGTTGGACGGCGACATCCGAGACATCAAAATCGAGAAGGCCTCGGTTAAGGGTGAAATCGGAACCAAGGAAGCGAAACTCGCCGAAATCGAGGATGAGATAGATAACGTCGACACCGAGTACGACGAGGTGAAAGCCGACCTCGCCGAGAAGAAAGACGCTCTGGAAGCCGAAAAGAGCGAGAAAAACGAGCGCCAGCGGGAGAAAGACCGCCTGCTGGACGAAGCGCGGCGACGTTCGGACGCGGTGAACGAGAAGCAAAACGAACTCTCGTCGGCCCGCGAGCGGATTCCCGAACTCGAAACCGAACTCGGCGATTTGGCCGACGAACTGACGAAAGCCGAGCGAAACGCGGCGCAAATCGAGGACGTGGTGTCGGATCTGAAGGAAGAAAAGTCCGAACTTCAGTCGGACCTCGACGCGGTAGAAGGGAAGATACAGTCCAAACAGCAGGAGTACGCCAAACTGGATGCGCGGGCCAACGAGAGCGGCGATTCGTCGTTCGGTCGCGCCGTTTCCACGATTCTGAACGGCGGGGTGGACGGCGTTCACGGCGCGGTGGCACAACTCGGAAGCGTGAACCAGCAGTACGCAACGGCCTGCGAGACGGCTGCGGGCGGCCGACTGGCACAGGTCGTCGTGGACGACGACAGCGTCGGACAGCGCTGTATCGAGTATTTGAAACAGCGAAATGCGGGCCGGGCGACCTTCCTGCCCATCACGAAGATGCAAAAGCGCCGCCTACCGTCCCTGCCCAACACGCCGGGCGTGGTCGATTTTGCGTACAATCTCATCGACTTCGATTCGGAGTACGCCTCGGTTTTCTCCTACGTCGTTGGCGACACGCTCGTCGTGGAGGACATGGAGACGGCCCGCGAGTTGATGGGCGACTTCCGCCTCGTGACGCTCTCGGGCGAACTCGTGGAGAAGAGCGGGGCAATGACCGGCGGTTCGACCAGCGGGTCGCGCTACTCGTTTTCTGCCTCCGGCAAGGGGAAAATCGAGCGCGTGGCGCGCCAGATCAACGAGTTGGAGGACGAACGCCAGTCGATTCGACAGTCCATCAACGGCGTCGAGGAGCGGTTGGACGACGCCCGCGACCGGCAGACCGACGCGACGGACCAAGTTCGAAGCATCGAGAACGACATCGAACGGAAGGAGTCCGAACTCGAATCCATCGAGGAGCGCATCGGGTCGCTCCAGGACGAAATCGAGGAGCTACAGGACGAACGCGAGTCGGTCACCGAGCGGATGGAGGAACTCGACGCCGAGGTGTCGGCCCACGACGAAACCATCGCGTCCATCGAGGAGGACATCGCGGACCTCGAAAGCGAACTCGCGGATTCGAAGATTCCCGAGTTGACGAGCGAGGCTGACGAGGTGAACGAAGAAATCGACGCGCTTTCGGACCGAATGGATTCGCTCGACGGCAAACTCAACGAACTGCAACTCGAAAAGCAGTACGCCGAGGACGCCATCGACGACCTCCACGACGAGGTGGAGTCCGCACAGAACCGAAAAGCCGAGCAGGAAGAGCTGATTTCGGAACTCGAATCGGACATCGAGGAGCGAGAGGAAATCCTCGAAGAAAAGCGCGAGGCGGTATCGGAACTCGAAGAGGAACTGACCGAACTCAAGGACGAACGCGCCGAGTTGAAGGAGGAACTACAGGAGGCGAAGTCGAAACGCGACGCCCAGCAGTCGAAGGTCGAGGGCGTCGAGAACCGCCTCGAAAGCCTGCAGCGGAGCGCGAGTCGTCTCGAAGAGGAGGTGTCCGAACTCCGGGAGGAGGTCGGCGAGTACGACCCCGAGGACGTGCCGGACCACGATGAAGTGCAGGAAAACATCGACCGACTCACTCGACAGATGGAGGCGCTCGAACCCGTCAACATGCTCGCCATCGACGAATACGACGAGGTGGACGAGCAGTTGGACGACCTGAAGGACCGAAAAGCGACGTTGGTGGAAGAGCGCGACGGCATCCGCGAGCGTATCGACTCCTACGAATCACAGAAGAAGGAGACGTTCATGGAGGCTTTCGACGCCATCGACGCGCACTTTCAGGATATCTTCACTCGCCTGTCGGCCGGGTCGGGCGAGTTGTTCCTCGAAAACGACGACGACCCCTTCGACGGCGGCCTGACGATGAAGGCGCAACCGGCGGACAAACCCGTCCAGCGTCTCGACGCCATGAGCGGGGGCGAAAAGTCGCTGACCGCGCTCGCGTTCATTTTCGCCATCCAGCGCTACAACCCCGCGCCGTTCTACGCGCTGGACGAGGTGGACGCCTTCCTCGACGCCGTGAACGCCGAACGCGTCGGTGAGATGGTGCACGAACTGGCGGGCGACGCACAGTTCGTCGTCGTCTCGCATCGCTCCGCGATGCTCGACCGTTCGGAGCGGGCCATCGGCGTGACGATGCAAGGGGACAACGTGAGCAGCGTGACTGGTATCCGGTTGGACGGGGAGCAGGAGGTGCCCGCGGATGACTGAGGAGTTTTCGGAGGAAAACCGAGACGACGACATACCGCTCGACATCGCCGGTCACGAAGACCGGGAGCGGGGGGAGTCGGACCTCCTCTCCGACCTGCCGACGGAGGAGTCGGACGACGAGGTGGAACCGGTCGAACTGCTCGTGCAGCTCGCGGAGGAGGGCGAAATCGAGCCGTGGGACATCGACATCGTGGACGTGACGGACAAGTTCCTCGACCGGTTGGACGGCACCGACCTCAGAACTTCGGGACGGGCGCTGTTTTACGCCAGCGTACTCCTTCGGATGAAGAGCGACGCGCTCCTCTCGGAGGACGAACCGGAGGAGGAAGCGGAACTCGAACCGTGGGAACCGCCGATGTCGATGGACGAGACGGACGGGTTCGATCCGGTCGCGTCGCTCGAAGACGAGATGGAGCGACGACTCGACCGGAAAAGTGCCCGTGGCAAGCCTGAGACGCTGGACGAACTCGTCCGCGAACTCCGGGAGCGCGAACGCGGGTCCTGGTGGAAGGAGTCGCGGACCTACGACACGAGCGGGTCGCCGCAGGGGTTCCAGCGCGGAACCCAGACGCTCGATTACCACTCGGGCGACGACATGCGCTTCGACGACGAACCCACGGAGTCGGAGGTGACGGGCACGACCCACGACGAGGACATCGAGACGGTCATCGACGACGTGCGGGGTGCGCTGGTCGAACAGTACGAGGCGGGGAGAACGGAAGTGCTCTACGCCGAAATCGAAACGGTCGGTTCGACGCGGGTCATGACGTACCTCGCTCTACTGTTTCTTGCCCACAGAGGAACGCTCGTGCTCGAACAAGACGACCTGTTCGGCGACCTCTGGGTGCAGGACGCCCGCGAGACGGACGACGCGGAACCGCCGGAACTCCTCGCTGATTAATCGAGCACCGATTCGAGCGCGTCCATCGTCTTCTCGACGCGCGTTTCGTCGGCGCTGTAGCCCATGTGACCGACTCGGAGGAGGTCCGATGCCATCTCACCGAGTCCGGTGGCGACGAGGACGTCGTGGTCTTCGTACAATCGCTCCTGTATTTCCTCCGCACGTCCCTCGATCTCGAAGGCCGTGACGGTGGGCGAGCAGAGCGACTCCGTTCCGGGGAACGGTTCGAGTCCGAGTTCCTCGCCGCGCTCCCGGCAGCGTTCGGCCGCCGTTTCGTGGCGCGCGAACACGCTCTCCCGACCTTCGTCGAGAATTCGGTCCAGCGACGCCTCCAGGGCGTACAGGTTCGACACGAGGTGCGTGTACGGCAGGAACGAGTAGTCGGCGTCCTGCCACGGTTCCAGACTGGTGTAGAAGCCGTTCTGATCGGTTTCCTCGACCTTCTCCCACGCCGCATCGCTGACGGACATGGTGGTCAGGCCGGGCGGCGAACTGAAACACTTCTGCGAGGCTCCGAGACACACGTCGATGTTCTCGACCGGGACCTCGGTGCCGCCGAGCGACGACACGGCGTCCACGATGGTTAGAATCCCCGCCTCCTGCAACGTCGCCAGAATCTCGTCGAACTCGTTCAGCAGACCGGTCGGCGTCTCACAGTGGACCATCGTGGCGGCGTCGAAGTCGCCCGATTCGACGCGTGCGGCTACCTCGTCCGGGTCGAACGCGTCCCTGTAGTCGGCCTCGTGGACCACCGGGGTGCCGCCCGCCATCTCCACGAAATCCGCGAAGCCGTCGCCGTACACCCCGTTGGCGAGACAGAGCACGTCGTCGCCCGGCG is part of the Haladaptatus paucihalophilus DX253 genome and encodes:
- a CDS encoding MATE family efflux transporter, whose amino-acid sequence is MSGRPTGRVDMTDGAITPKLVTLAWPLVVGNLLQTFYNLADMFWVGRVGTNAVAAVSLMFPTSWLFVSLAMGLTASSVALVSQHIGAGDDRAADNVVAQTTLLTVLAGVVLAAFGYAFRSQLLTLVGAEGPVYVQALQYIEVLFISIPFTFLFFVFRAVLRGAGDTRTAMWLMVISAGMNVVLDPILILGYGPFDPMGTQGAAVATLVARVFAAVVGVYVLLQGDWGIRLRLDDLRPDWPVLKRLVTVGYPATIDGAARSFAAVAMAALVARFGPVPTAAYGVGVRMMSVSWTVSGAVGQAAATGVGQNLGAETPDRAAEVTRKATIGTLVVLFGAGGLMVLFPDVAISVFTDDPEVVRVGTHFLEVIGPFLAFFGGLMVIQGGFRGAGNTGVAMALSFLSRWMLRIPVAILLAYQWTLQLGPLTLSGLAWGVNGLWWAWSISAIGSFVIGVLWFSLGTWRQGVLGDEERQPTTAD
- a CDS encoding lytic transglycosylase domain-containing protein: MPSRRNILKKVGATGTAAVTISGLSGSAAATPGSIPSNYLTEYQQTGSDYGIDWTYLAGVGWIETQHGQYEAGCDTSSAGAKGPMQFMPSTWDYYGIDGNGDGVADICDYQDAIPAAAYYLTDSGAPGDWDSALYAYNHSWSYVSDVKDAAAYYRDTYGGGSGGDKFVDGDRVTPTVDLNTREQPGTGQPIVATISPGEVGEIMNGPTDKGGYTWWGVHWLDRGVWGWSVERYLTDA
- a CDS encoding DedA family protein; translation: MFDWLANTILSFVVKYGYLAVFIYLTLETAFILHFAPSEIVVPFAATQLVHDPMSFGFFVAVSTAGATAGSLLGYYAFGRNGKAALDRYGHILHVSESDLERSQRWFRRWGRSSVLWGRMLPLMRAIISIPAGIAEMDVRTFTVYSASGSLVFNVFLTYLVYEGSGETSPLDWAVTTISTTVTPYIEGIGGNWAVIAGIGVVLAVGTAGVWLAREHLIREIASQR
- the gatB gene encoding Asp-tRNA(Asn)/Glu-tRNA(Gln) amidotransferase subunit GatB: MTAQAVQEGELVAVIGLEIHVQLETDTKIFCGCSTDQDDAEPNTYTCPVCLGLPGALPVLNEAAVEYAVKVGKAIDADIPEETTFHRKNYFYPDLPKGFQITQYDAPICQDGELEFSFEGETRTVGIHRAHLEEDPGSLRHVRDGTGDIETRTVGIDRADYTLVNYNRAGTPLMEIVTEPDFREPGEVVSFLEKLEEVLEYLGVFDSTRDGSLRIDANLSIIPEEDVADDGSIPEDVLAEANRTEVKNISSHKGAESALAYEESRQKNLIRRGKAIEQETRHFNETHGSTVSMRSKEAEKDYRYFREEDLPPLQVSDWKQKLEIPELPDARRERFREEYGLNKEAASKLTSSKQVADFYEDVAEAFDPDLAAAWVADSLLGELNYRDMEITDVEERLGEFKNLIRLVAEDEITAKNAEETVLREMLDDGDDPETIIDREGLGKADSGEVEQAVTEAIEENPDTVEDYHAGEGGAINFLVGQVMQKTGGSADPGSVNGMLRERLDE
- a CDS encoding DUF7518 family protein: MTSQRDRIGSLESRMEELEATIRGLTEELVDANQRIRELEQAQETADADSKSESESESAQDEEAKSDESKDDTEEEESSGLGDDIIVA
- the smc gene encoding chromosome segregation protein SMC, translating into MHIKTLVLDKFKSFGRKTEIPFYEDFTVVTGPNGSGKSNIIDSVLFALGLARTRGIRAEKLTDLIYNPGHDGDEAAGNGPLEASVEVVLDNSDGTLDRTQVVNAAGTDNVGDVDEITIKRRVKQTEDNYYSYYYLNGRSVNLSDIQDLLAQAGVTPEGYNVVMQGDVTGIINMTPYERREIIDEIAGVAEFDAKRDAALEELEVVKDRVEEAELRIEEKEDRLDQLRDERETALEYQGLRDEKEEYEGYLKAAELEEKRSDLDATRTDIDARKEELVSLQRELDEKQGKVVRLEDQLEELNAEIERKGEDEQLAIKSEIEEVKGEISRLEDKIETAEEKIEDAENRRRQAFVEIDRKQETVDELDGDIRDIKIEKASVKGEIGTKEAKLAEIEDEIDNVDTEYDEVKADLAEKKDALEAEKSEKNERQREKDRLLDEARRRSDAVNEKQNELSSARERIPELETELGDLADELTKAERNAAQIEDVVSDLKEEKSELQSDLDAVEGKIQSKQQEYAKLDARANESGDSSFGRAVSTILNGGVDGVHGAVAQLGSVNQQYATACETAAGGRLAQVVVDDDSVGQRCIEYLKQRNAGRATFLPITKMQKRRLPSLPNTPGVVDFAYNLIDFDSEYASVFSYVVGDTLVVEDMETARELMGDFRLVTLSGELVEKSGAMTGGSTSGSRYSFSASGKGKIERVARQINELEDERQSIRQSINGVEERLDDARDRQTDATDQVRSIENDIERKESELESIEERIGSLQDEIEELQDERESVTERMEELDAEVSAHDETIASIEEDIADLESELADSKIPELTSEADEVNEEIDALSDRMDSLDGKLNELQLEKQYAEDAIDDLHDEVESAQNRKAEQEELISELESDIEEREEILEEKREAVSELEEELTELKDERAELKEELQEAKSKRDAQQSKVEGVENRLESLQRSASRLEEEVSELREEVGEYDPEDVPDHDEVQENIDRLTRQMEALEPVNMLAIDEYDEVDEQLDDLKDRKATLVEERDGIRERIDSYESQKKETFMEAFDAIDAHFQDIFTRLSAGSGELFLENDDDPFDGGLTMKAQPADKPVQRLDAMSGGEKSLTALAFIFAIQRYNPAPFYALDEVDAFLDAVNAERVGEMVHELAGDAQFVVVSHRSAMLDRSERAIGVTMQGDNVSSVTGIRLDGEQEVPADD
- a CDS encoding segregation and condensation protein A — protein: MTEEFSEENRDDDIPLDIAGHEDRERGESDLLSDLPTEESDDEVEPVELLVQLAEEGEIEPWDIDIVDVTDKFLDRLDGTDLRTSGRALFYASVLLRMKSDALLSEDEPEEEAELEPWEPPMSMDETDGFDPVASLEDEMERRLDRKSARGKPETLDELVRELRERERGSWWKESRTYDTSGSPQGFQRGTQTLDYHSGDDMRFDDEPTESEVTGTTHDEDIETVIDDVRGALVEQYEAGRTEVLYAEIETVGSTRVMTYLALLFLAHRGTLVLEQDDLFGDLWVQDARETDDAEPPELLAD
- a CDS encoding pyridoxal-phosphate-dependent aminotransferase family protein gives rise to the protein MDENTLTMTPGPTAVPEDVREAMAQPAMNPDVNPEFESYYETLLDKLARVYGTDDEMVVLGGEGILGLETAVDSLVAPGDDVLCLANGVYGDGFADFVEMAGGTPVVHEADYRDAFDPDEVAARVESGDFDAATMVHCETPTGLLNEFDEILATLQEAGILTIVDAVSSLGGTEVPVENIDVCLGASQKCFSSPPGLTTMSVSDAAWEKVEETDQNGFYTSLEPWQDADYSFLPYTHLVSNLYALEASLDRILDEGRESVFARHETAAERCRERGEELGLEPFPGTESLCSPTVTAFEIEGRAEEIQERLYEDHDVLVATGLGEMASDLLRVGHMGYSADETRVEKTMDALESVLD